In Deinococcus sp. Marseille-Q6407, a single window of DNA contains:
- a CDS encoding phospholipase D family protein → MQAQVGGDLACDLVLGRTPGCSARGPGLPAWQAVAAAVKQRGVRVRLLLDQGQPLATENWALLRRLRDDLARAGAADRLEVRWAPHRLHTKAVIVDGQMTVVGSTNLHFSSFGPRGLTEYALATSDPQAVAAVQANFAAEWAQGVELPEPWWSAPR, encoded by the coding sequence ATGCAGGCGCAAGTCGGCGGTGACTTGGCCTGTGATCTGGTGCTGGGCCGGACCCCCGGCTGCTCGGCCCGCGGCCCGGGCCTGCCGGCCTGGCAGGCGGTGGCGGCCGCGGTCAAGCAGCGTGGCGTGCGGGTTCGCCTATTGCTGGACCAGGGCCAGCCGCTGGCAACCGAGAACTGGGCATTGCTGCGCCGCCTGCGGGACGACCTGGCGCGTGCCGGCGCGGCAGACCGGCTGGAGGTGCGCTGGGCGCCGCACCGCCTGCATACCAAGGCTGTCATTGTGGACGGCCAGATGACGGTGGTGGGCAGCACCAACCTGCACTTTTCCTCGTTTGGGCCGCGTGGGCTGACCGAATATGCCCTGGCGACCAGCGACCCGCAGGCTGTGGCAGCGGTGCAGGCCAATTTTGCGGCCGAGTGGGCACAGGGTGTGGAATTGCCGGAGCCGTGGTGGTCCGCTCCCCGCTGA
- a CDS encoding formate--tetrahydrofolate ligase has product MTAQQTLPSDLEIARQAELWPLGQVAARAGIPEEDLIPYGRHVAKVDLRVLDTPAGRPPARLVVVTAVTPTPLGEGKTTTAVGLAQGLAASGKQATLTLRQPSMGPTFGVKGGAAGGGYSQIVPMEALNLHLTGDFHAVTAAHNLLAAMIDAHLFHGNRLEIDPQNISWRRVLDMNDRALRNVVTGLGSRQDGVPRQTGFDITAASEVMVILSLATSLQDLRARLGRIVIGFTRSGQPVTAEQLGAAGAMAVILKDALQPNLMQTLEHTPALIHAGPFGNIATGNSSVMADLVGSRAADYLITEAGFGADMGAERFFNVKCRVSGLRPAAAVLVVTVRALKTHSGRHRVVAGQPLPAAMLEENPGDVRAGADNLRKHIEIVRGFGVSPVVAINVFPGDFDSEHAVIQEVAQAAGARVARATHVADGGAGATELAQAVMAACEDPSDFRPTYDLADPLVTKLEKVACGVYGADGLDLSPQARRDLKRFEELGYGHFPVVIAKTHLSISSDPRLRGAPTGWRLPVREVRAAAGAGYVYAICGDMRTMPGLGRAPAACKIDLDENGEIQGLF; this is encoded by the coding sequence ATGACAGCTCAGCAGACTTTGCCCTCCGATCTGGAGATCGCCCGGCAGGCCGAACTGTGGCCGCTCGGTCAGGTGGCTGCCCGGGCCGGGATTCCCGAAGAGGACCTGATTCCCTACGGCCGCCACGTCGCCAAGGTGGACCTGCGGGTGCTGGACACCCCCGCCGGGCGGCCGCCGGCGCGGCTGGTCGTGGTTACGGCCGTGACGCCAACTCCGCTGGGCGAGGGCAAGACCACCACGGCGGTGGGCCTGGCGCAGGGGCTGGCCGCCAGCGGCAAACAGGCCACCTTGACCCTGCGCCAGCCCAGCATGGGGCCCACTTTCGGCGTCAAGGGCGGGGCAGCCGGCGGGGGCTACAGCCAGATCGTGCCGATGGAGGCGCTGAACCTGCACCTGACTGGCGACTTTCACGCAGTGACGGCCGCCCATAACCTGCTGGCCGCCATGATCGATGCCCATCTGTTCCACGGCAACCGGCTGGAGATCGACCCGCAGAACATCTCCTGGCGCCGGGTGCTGGATATGAACGACCGCGCGCTGCGGAACGTGGTGACCGGGCTGGGCAGCCGGCAGGACGGCGTGCCGCGGCAGACCGGGTTTGACATCACGGCCGCCTCGGAAGTGATGGTGATTCTCAGCCTCGCCACCTCGCTGCAGGACCTGCGGGCGCGCCTGGGCCGGATCGTGATCGGGTTTACCCGCAGCGGCCAGCCGGTCACGGCCGAGCAGCTGGGCGCAGCCGGCGCGATGGCCGTCATCCTGAAAGACGCCCTGCAGCCCAACCTGATGCAGACGCTGGAACACACGCCCGCGCTGATTCACGCCGGGCCTTTCGGGAACATCGCCACCGGCAATTCCAGCGTGATGGCCGATCTGGTGGGCAGCCGCGCCGCCGATTACCTGATTACCGAAGCGGGGTTCGGGGCCGATATGGGCGCCGAGCGGTTCTTCAACGTGAAATGCCGGGTGTCGGGCCTGCGCCCGGCCGCCGCCGTGCTGGTGGTGACGGTGCGGGCGCTCAAAACGCATTCGGGGCGCCACCGGGTGGTGGCCGGCCAGCCGCTGCCGGCCGCAATGCTGGAAGAAAACCCAGGCGACGTGCGCGCCGGCGCCGACAATCTACGCAAGCACATTGAGATCGTGCGAGGTTTCGGGGTGTCGCCGGTGGTCGCCATCAACGTGTTCCCGGGTGATTTTGACAGCGAACACGCCGTGATCCAGGAGGTGGCGCAGGCGGCAGGTGCCCGGGTAGCCCGCGCCACCCACGTGGCGGACGGCGGCGCCGGAGCCACTGAACTGGCGCAGGCCGTGATGGCCGCCTGCGAAGACCCCAGCGACTTCCGGCCCACCTATGACCTCGCCGACCCGCTGGTGACCAAGCTTGAAAAAGTGGCCTGCGGTGTGTACGGGGCAGACGGCCTCGACCTCAGCCCGCAGGCACGCCGGGACCTCAAGCGGTTCGAAGAGCTGGGATACGGGCATTTCCCGGTGGTCATTGCCAAGACCCACCTCAGCATCTCCAGCGATCCTAGGCTGCGGGGTGCGCCCACCGGCTGGCGGCTGCCGGTGCGCGAGGTGCGGGCCGCTGCGGGGGCCGGCTACGTGTATGCCATCTGCGGCGACATGCGGACAATGCCGGGGCTGGGCCGGGCCCCAGCTGCCTGCAAGATTGACCTGGACGAAAACGGCGAGATCCAGGGCCTGTTCTGA
- a CDS encoding SDR family oxidoreductase: MRLLVTGGSGRLGRALRTFFPQAWWPSHAELDVTRSQQVQAAVAAYRPDLILHAAAYTDVARAETDRATCWQVNVEGTRHIARATLDHGARLVFVSTDYVFQGDRGQYREDDPPGVPTTYYGLTKLVAEEAARQAGALLLRTSFRERPFPHPQAVTDAYTSQDYLDVLLPELALAVQHALELGAGPLHVSSVRRSVYELARLSRPDVRPVRRADMATPLPQDVSLDSSRWRALSQQWRIP, from the coding sequence ATGAGGCTGCTGGTCACCGGCGGCAGTGGCCGGTTGGGGCGTGCACTGCGGACCTTTTTCCCCCAGGCTTGGTGGCCGTCTCATGCTGAGCTGGACGTGACCCGGTCGCAGCAGGTGCAGGCTGCCGTGGCTGCCTACCGCCCCGACCTGATTCTGCACGCGGCAGCCTATACCGACGTGGCCCGCGCCGAAACCGACCGGGCCACCTGCTGGCAGGTCAATGTGGAAGGCACCCGGCACATTGCCCGGGCGACGCTCGACCACGGTGCCCGGCTGGTGTTTGTCAGCACCGATTATGTTTTCCAGGGTGACCGGGGCCAGTACCGTGAGGACGACCCGCCCGGTGTGCCCACCACCTATTACGGCCTGACCAAACTGGTGGCCGAGGAAGCGGCCCGGCAGGCCGGTGCCCTGCTGCTGCGCACCAGTTTCCGTGAGCGGCCTTTTCCCCACCCCCAGGCCGTTACCGACGCTTATACCTCGCAGGATTATCTGGACGTACTGCTGCCCGAGCTGGCACTGGCCGTTCAGCACGCGCTGGAGCTGGGCGCCGGACCGTTACATGTCTCTTCTGTGCGCCGCAGCGTCTATGAACTGGCCCGGCTGTCCCGGCCTGACGTGCGCCCGGTGCGGCGGGCCGACATGGCCACCCCGCTGCCGCAGGATGTCAGCCTGGATTCCAGCCGCTGGCGGGCCCTCTCACAGCAATGGAGAATCCCCTGA